One Pyrus communis chromosome 4, drPyrComm1.1, whole genome shotgun sequence genomic region harbors:
- the LOC137731876 gene encoding F-box/kelch-repeat protein At1g23390-like, protein MAAEELEDQARTETSHTEVRQGPHELDGDILESILSRVPLLHLVPACHVSKSWNRTVSSSLRRFHRNVKPWLIVLAQATRSPYHTTARAYDPDSHAWIDIHSQPMIGSISTLRSSNSLLYALSPSKFAFSTDPLHYTWHTVDAPLIWRTDPITGVVGHRIVVAGGTCDFEDDPLSVEMYDTVSKTWTMCDSIPAVLEDSAASSWLSVAVDDSKMYVMDKGSGVTCSFDPDSSTWSGPYDLRPDETVFSAVIGFADDRLILVGAVGSAENLEGVKVWEVNGVSFECKELVGEMPEAMVEKLKGESDRVTSIGMSCIGHMVCLHNPWSPEELILCELDEGGCSWGSVRNAAVDDRTRMQKLVVTCSKVGLPDLHKALQVGALRLV, encoded by the coding sequence ATGGCGGCTGAGGAGCTTGAAGACCAAGCTCGGACAGAAACTTCCCACACCGAAGTCCGGCAAGGACCTCACGAACTCGACGGAGACATCTTAGAGTCCATACTCTCCCGCGTGCCTCTCCTCCACCTCGTGCCTGCCTGCCATGTGTCCAAATCCTGGAACCGCACCGTCTCTTCCTCTCTCCGCCGCTTCCACCGAAACGTCAAGCCCTGGCTCATTGTCCTCGCTCAAGCCACCAGGTCTCCCTACCACACCACCGCACGTGCCTACGACCCCGACTCGCACGCTTGGATCGACATCCACTCTCAGCCGATGATCGGATCCATCTCCACCCTCCGATCCTCGAACTCCCTCCTCTACGCGCTTTCTCCCTCTAAATTCGCCTTTTCAACTGATCCACTGCACTACACGTGGCACACGGTGGATGCCCCGCTGATATGGCGCACGGACCCGATTACCGGCGTGGTGGGCCACCGCATCGTCGTCGCTGGCGGCACGTGTGATTTCGAGGACGATCCACTTTCGGTGGAAATGTACGACACTGTGTCAAAAACGTGGACCATGTGCGACTCGATACCCGCTGTTCTCGAGGACTCTGCAGCCTCCAGCTGGCTCTCTGTCGCCGTCGACGACAGCAAAATGTACGTGATGGATAAAGGCTCCGGTGTGACATGCTCGTTCGACCCGGATTCCAGCACGTGGTCTGGACCGTATGATCTGCGTCCCGATGAGACGGTTTTTAGCGCCGTCATTGGATTCGCTGACGACCGTTTGATCTTAGTGGGCGCGGTGGGAAGCGCAGAGAATTTGGAAGGCGTGAAAGTGTGGGAAGTGAACGGCGTGTCGTTTGAGTGTAAAGAGTTGGTCGGGGAGATGCCAGAGGCAATGGTGGAGAAGCTGAAGGGCGAGAGCGATCGCGTGACGTCGATTGGGATGAGCTGCATTGGACATATGGTGTGCCTGCATAACCCTTGGTCGCCGGAGGAGCTGATCCTCTGCGAGCTTGATGAGGGTGGGTGCAGCTGGGGTAGCGTACGGAATGCGGCGGTGGACGACAGGACTCGAATGCAGAAGCTGGTGGTGACGTGTTCGAAAGTAGGTTTGCCGGATTTGCATAAAGCCTTACAAGTTGGAGCGCTGAGATTGGTTTGA